One region of Oxalobacteraceae bacterium OTU3CAMAD1 genomic DNA includes:
- a CDS encoding spore coat U domain-containing protein, which translates to MKNRRTSRLAAATVAVSAMLAATLPGADAAVYVNGSKTNTFDVTLKIVADCTIAANPLDFGQSQGVLATAVSINTTLSVTCTNTTLYNVGLNAGTGTGSTVAARVLSGTGANTGTVAFNLYQTAGATNWGNTQGTDTLSGTGTGNSQTLTVYGVVPAQATPQPDTYKSTITATVYF; encoded by the coding sequence ATGAAAAACAGGCGCACATCCCGCCTTGCGGCGGCCACCGTTGCGGTGTCGGCCATGCTGGCCGCCACGTTGCCCGGCGCCGACGCGGCCGTCTATGTCAACGGCAGCAAGACCAACACCTTCGACGTCACCTTGAAAATCGTTGCCGACTGCACCATCGCGGCCAATCCGCTCGACTTCGGCCAGTCACAGGGCGTGCTGGCGACGGCGGTGTCGATCAACACCACGCTCAGCGTCACCTGCACCAATACCACGCTGTACAACGTCGGCTTGAACGCCGGCACCGGCACCGGCTCGACGGTGGCGGCGCGCGTGCTCAGCGGTACCGGCGCCAACACCGGCACCGTCGCCTTCAACCTGTACCAGACCGCCGGCGCCACCAACTGGGGCAACACGCAGGGCACTGACACGCTGTCGGGCACCGGCACCGGCAACTCGCAAACCTTGACCGTATACGGCGTCGTGCCGGCCCAGGCCACGCCGCAGCCGGACACGTACAAGTCGACCATCACCGCCACGGTGTACTTCTAA
- a CDS encoding molecular chaperone, with translation MKRPARFLCWVLYGVLAMPGVQAGAANLQISPVMIVLRAGQGATGISMQNLGETPVYGQVRVYQWEQNEGDDVLTPTQEVVASPPILQIGPKSSQVIRLVRRSQQLPSNELTYRILIDEIPREDGGPAAGVDIRLRYSVPMFVLPADERAVPVLAWSVYKKEGSWMLRVRNTGNQRAQIGALELRNAAGEQFVIAAGLFGYVLAGRQREWRLPTPAENDLSGTLAVSANINSRPARASTASRLE, from the coding sequence ATGAAAAGACCGGCGCGGTTCCTGTGCTGGGTGTTGTATGGCGTCCTCGCGATGCCGGGGGTACAGGCGGGCGCGGCCAACCTGCAGATTTCCCCGGTGATGATAGTTTTGCGTGCCGGCCAGGGGGCCACGGGCATCTCGATGCAAAACCTGGGGGAGACCCCGGTGTATGGCCAGGTCAGGGTGTACCAGTGGGAGCAGAACGAGGGCGACGACGTCCTGACGCCGACACAGGAAGTGGTGGCGAGTCCGCCAATACTGCAGATCGGGCCCAAAAGCAGCCAGGTCATTCGTCTTGTACGACGTAGCCAGCAACTCCCGAGCAACGAGTTGACCTACCGGATTTTGATTGACGAGATTCCGCGCGAGGACGGCGGCCCGGCGGCCGGCGTCGACATCCGCCTGCGGTATTCGGTGCCGATGTTCGTGCTGCCGGCCGACGAGCGCGCCGTGCCGGTATTGGCGTGGTCGGTGTACAAAAAAGAGGGCAGCTGGATGCTGCGCGTGCGCAATACCGGCAACCAGCGCGCGCAGATCGGCGCGCTCGAACTGCGCAACGCCGCCGGCGAGCAGTTCGTCATCGCCGCCGGCCTGTTCGGCTACGTGCTGGCCGGACGCCAGCGCGAGTGGCGCTTGCCGACGCCGGCCGAGAACGACCTGAGCGGGACGCTGGCGGTCAGCGCCAATATTAATTCGCGGCCCGCGCGCGCCAGCACGGCGAGCCGGCTGGAATAG